The Chloroflexota bacterium genomic sequence CATCTCGGCTTCGATTGCAATCACTTGTTCGTAGCTGGCGCGTTCGGCAGCAGTTTCAGGCCGAAAATGAATATAGCGGCTGACGTTGGCATACAAACCGCCTTGACGCGCACAAACCACTAGCATCGCGCGTTGGCCGATTGGCTCGTGGGTGGCTGGCAAGTGGCCATACAACGGCAAACGACGCTCGCCACCAACCAAGGTCAAGGCTGGGTGAATGCCATGGCTCCAAAGCTCGGCAGCGGCGGCTCCCGCCAATTGAAATTCTGTCCACTCAGGTTTTGCAGCACTCAGCACCTTGGTCATAATTTGAGCAGTCGTGCGGCCAAGCGTTTGATAACGGGCAATTTCTTCGGGCACTAAGCGCAATTTAGCTGCAACTAATTCGGGTGGTAGGCTAACTTCGCCTTGGGCTGGCCGATCCGAGGCCACCAAGGTCGCGTTGCTCCATTCGCGCACTGCCTGATTGAGTACGTAGGGTGTAGCCCAACTGGTCGCCCAAAGTTGATATTCGGCAGGAATGCCTTGGTCACGCAAACGATCAACTTCGACCGAATCAGTGACGATAAACGCTTGATCGGCGGTGATCACCACCTCGGCAATCCCGGTTTCGGTGGTTAAAATCACCACATTATCTAAGCCTGCTGTGGCCCATGCAAACCAATCGACACCGCGCAACCGCACAGCGCCATATTTATAACGTGCCATCGCTGCACGCACAATGGCAAGCTTGTTAGCTATTTCAGTCATAGCCCAAAATCCTTGTCTAGATGCGATTATTGATGTCTATAGGATACACGAGCCGTAGGGCGCGAAAGTGCAAAATTTGTAACGGGATTAAGCGCTTTGCAGCACCTCGGCGATGATGCTGGCGGCCTCGGCGCATTGCTCGCGATTAACATCAACATGGGTTACAGCCCGTAAACGACCTTTGAATGGCACGATCAAAACCCCGGCTTGGCGCAAGCGTTCAACCAATTGTTCAGGGCTAAACGTGCTATCGCGCAAGCCAAAAACGATAATATTGGTTTGCACCGAAGCCAAATCAAGCTCGATTTGCGGCAATTGGCTGAGTGCTTCGGCCAGCATTTTGGCATTCACATGGTCATCGATCAAGCGTTCGCGGCCTTCGTTGAGTGCAATCATGCCCGCCGCTGCGACTACGCCAACTTGGCGCATGCC encodes the following:
- a CDS encoding M24 family metallopeptidase; translated protein: MTEIANKLAIVRAAMARYKYGAVRLRGVDWFAWATAGLDNVVILTTETGIAEVVITADQAFIVTDSVEVDRLRDQGIPAEYQLWATSWATPYVLNQAVREWSNATLVASDRPAQGEVSLPPELVAAKLRLVPEEIARYQTLGRTTAQIMTKVLSAAKPEWTEFQLAGAAAAELWSHGIHPALTLVGGERRLPLYGHLPATHEPIGQRAMLVVCARQGGLYANVSRYIHFRPETAAERASYEQVIAIEAEMIAAAQIGSTVGAVYDAAVAAYTKRGVVEQMQRLHQGGTTGYRSREVVARPGEPTIIEANTAMAWNPSLAGVKIEDTIIRSATGIEVLSVDPAWPSVEYAGLRRALPLVI